The following proteins are co-located in the Chaetodon trifascialis isolate fChaTrf1 chromosome 14, fChaTrf1.hap1, whole genome shotgun sequence genome:
- the LOC139342236 gene encoding sodium-dependent lysophosphatidylcholine symporter 1-B-like isoform X1 translates to MARGEGAEQYAASLLSVKPISTEIKTAKPKSQRDRLSVWSKLCYAIGGAPYQITGSALGFFLQIYLLDVAQLDPSHASIILFVGRAWDAVTDPTVGFLVSRSRWTGIGRMMPWILFSTPFAVLTYFLMWYVPPFEQGKVAWYLIFYCLFQSMQTCFHVPYSALTMFISSDQKERDSATAYRMMVEVLGTVLGTAIQGQIVGGASDCPTELDQVVDSGNSTRINSSTVTLDETKQAYLIASGVICVIYVLCATVLFLGVKEQKETGRKKSQPLTFRQGLWLVMSHGPYIKLIIGFLFTSLAFMLLEGNFALFITYALGHRNDFQNILLVIMLSGTLTIPWWQWFLTRFGKKMAVYFGITWAVPFMILIISIESNLIVSYLVSVAAGVSVAAAFLMPWSMLPDVVDDFKVQNPDIHGHEALFYSYYVFFIKFASGVSLGISTLSLKFAGYVTGSCSQPEAVSLTLKVLVSPVPVVLIGVGLLILRTYPIDEERRQGNRKLLQKMLDSEADSESETSAFGSSV, encoded by the exons ATGGCACGAGGAGAGGGCGCCGAGCAGTACGCGGCGAGTTTACTATCAGTCAAGCCCATAAGTACAGAGATCAAGACAGCAAAG cCAAAGAGCCAGCGAGATcgcctgtctgtgtggagcaAGCTGTGCTATGCCATCGGTGGGGCTCCCTACCAGATCACGGGCAGCGCTCTGGGCTTCTTCCTGCAGATCTACCTGCTGGATGTGGCTCAG CTGGATCCCTCCCATGCCTCTATCATCCTGTTTGTGGGCCGGGCCTGGGACGCCGTCACGGACCCAACAGTGGGTTTCCTGGTGAGCCGGAGTAGATGGACCGGCATCGGCCGCATGATGCCGTG GATCCTTTTCTCCACTCCATTTGCCGTGCTGACGTACTTCCTCATGTGGTACGTGCCTCCTTTTGAACAAGGGAAGGTCGCCTGGTACCTGATCTTTTACTGCCTCTTCCAGTCAATGCAGACG TGCTTCCATGTGCCATATTCGGCCCTCACCATGTTCATCAGCAGCGACCAGAAAGAGAGGGACTCTGCCACTGCTTACC GTATGATGGTGGAGGTGCTGGGCACAGTCCTGGGTACCGCAATCCAGGGTCAGATAGTAGGTGGCGCCTCAGATTGTCCAACTGAGCTTGATCAGGTCGTGGACAGCGGAAACTCAACCAGAATCAACTCGTCCACAGTTACGCTGGATGAGACG aaACAAGCGTACTTGATTGCTTCAGGGGTCATCTGCGTCATCTACGTCCTCTGTGCCACAGTCTTGTTTTTGGGTGTGAAAGAGCAAAAAG AAACCGGGCGAAAAAAGTCCCAGCCTCTCACCTTCCGTCAGGGCCTGTGGCTGGTCATGAGCCACGGACCATACATCAAACTGATCATCGGcttcctcttcacctctctgGCCTTCATG CTTCTGGAGGGAAACTTTGCCCTGTTCATCACCTATGCTCTCGGCCATAGGAACGACTTCCAGAACATCCTCCTGGTCATCATG CTGTCTGGGACTCTGACCATCCCGTGGTGGCAGTGGTTTCTCACCCGGTTTGGCAAGAAGATGGCAGTTTACTTTGGCATTACT TGGGCAGTACCCTTTATGATCCTGATCATCTCCATCGAGAGCAACCTGATCGTGTCTTACTTGGTGTCAGTGGCGGCGGGTGTGAGCGTGGCGGCAGCTTTCCTCATGCCGTG GTCAATGCTCCCCGATGTAGTGGATGACTTCAAGGTTCAGAACCCAGACATCCACGGTCACGAAGCCCTCTTCTACTCCTACTATGTGTTCTTCATCAAGTTTGCCTCTGGCGTATCACTGGGCATCTCTACACTCAGTCTGAA ATTTGCCGGCTACGTGACCGGGTCCTGCTCACAACCTGAGGCAGTCAGTTTAACTCTGAAGGTGCTGGTCTCTCCTGTGCCTGTGGTTCTTATTGGTGTGGGACTGTTGATATTGAGGACCTACCCCATTgacgaggagaggaggcagggcaACCGAAAACTACTGCAAAAAATGCT GGACTCTGAAGCAGATTCTGAGTCTGAGACTTCGGCGTTCGGAAGCAGCGTGTAG
- the LOC139341839 gene encoding NHS-like protein 3 yields MSNRDSLGFGDLIPQDVVDIFAQEKHSKRGQKKRSHSLGRALGWLKGKKRKDLGAKGQGLGLGPALDLALDGHPAGHQGGHKGGQRGRQTHPQGHAVPKRDDDDKTQSPQLFQENVFIEVSRPKYLENLHSEALEGLKMMQQEETNNGVEYQDNESTVSTMTVHTDGEGGGFVTDSTIADTTSVISVQSSVSTRSSRSGLTRQESTFRPLNSGKKSEKAKRRRHKKTAEGIPKHVQRELGLDRAGWTLTQRLDEEQLHNGETDSDGPQQAAESQKGAGANAIHPLNKDQLKQLTATHAAHRDDLALLHCLGSDLSGEQRAQSLAVPWMTTANSLQQEPPSPVMSMSPQAAYMSKIIPNAVLPPSIEVVEISRGRSRNSVRTVSKSSLLLSSPAPSRASSRASTITSASRHNAPNPSDSSCWSNSESSETLVSDSSTISSSSTPRQKKSQDRDDSAKEDKISIHSSISKASKCTSNGKLVIKGDEVKKEGPFVRSLSVMKPKRAPPPPNRSYSLHNKMKRRSRDLAEVFSGESSLHTISAAGEENDKNKSGSSPVPSRTIDSPGYNADTSSLDDSAGSASFSPLRFQLQALKAEEAAKVEETASKHASQEKQDPLPENKLSKTLSPSSGYSSHDGTSTHVSKQTHSSSPRHKRGIFAKLQKFFPGSTPAASTPPPPTQPEALENTEHTEDPASVSPSVRALRELFNIPPPPKVHAPPPPPPEVWAHSKRTFELLLGPPAPDNIQAIIKKNPKDRRQQRKSPSASAEGSVKSLVVERKHKYPAPAVESMNGSLHTVETKKVQESEILNAENSDRLAEQNVDLKENRKVTVKDEKVRVSDILNGMLVKAVVRREERLSVVRQEESKKINVDTLPAISLVHNPPSTQTPTKQTTEVASAATIQVVSPESFWPPPPPPMGLSVPDEIDFPLPPPPMFGEEALVIPVQVPPERSSPGGVSFATTKTECVRVITEAEPQQPSTSQGIAPPPLNIPPPPPYTAPPPPVEAVNHPTIKKVSHPLPKEVSPPLPTKEISLPPPIEVSPPPPKEVSPLPPTPKEVHSPPPKEISPPPPPPPPKEVSPPPFEEVSPAPPPPKEVSPLAPPPPPPKEVSPSPPTEVSPLPPKSVSLVRPKEFSPPLAQIAPPPPVKDVSSTLVVVVSSSPVKEVSPSLVIGVSPLPPQEVSILSTEEVPPSLQENAHQSSEEATSVSKLTPPQSIPPPPPLLSQSQLSEQEIDLPEENIPSESESILVSSNSILTPPQSIPPLPPIQVLHQPEVVPPNTDGPTTPEASNSPPSEASVPSALENSPSTEKALEPALSPPVNIPLPPPLPVQGLANIKHQPSPASIENQTPEPTSAPVVQEEPTPIVTPSILQMVKLRSVSSSPEPPKAQEEPEVEVTMRSQQPSSHVPTSSSSGEAPQKPIRRSMIMISPPPTSPPAVITSQPALPKSQPLVVPPASSATVLSPTKKSPPAVTVSPSMNLQEAIRLRTAARSKSSPASRLSLHSPTSPIDLHKSPSSTASFIFSKSNKKAVIETKPAPETKAIIQNNLEVSSETKVVSEAELVKREIKVPPPVAKKPKTKGKEIETSEGKEQTAGQEVLQENIKDAAEKTNGTAGTVEGGGTPSDMIVKTEGDLGRTY; encoded by the exons ATGTCAAACCGTGACTCGCTGGGGTTTGGGGACCTGATTCCCCAGGATGTGGTTGATATTTTTGCCCAGGAGAAGCACAGCAAAAGGGGCCAGAAGAAGCGCAGTCACTCCCTGGGCCGGGCTTTGGGCTGGTTGAAGGGCAAGAAGAGGAAGGATCTTGGTGCTAAGGGGCAGGGCCTGGGTCTAGGTCCTGCGCTTGACTTGGCTTTGGATGGGCACCCTGCTGGGCATCAGGGTGGACAcaagggaggacagagaggaaggcagaCTCATCCACAAGGTCATG CTGTCCCAAAGCGAGATGACGATGACAAGACCCAGTCTCCCCAATTGTTCCAGGAGAACGTGTTCATTGAGGTCAGCAGGCCCAAGTACCTGGAGAACCTTCACAGTGAAGCCCTGGAGGGATTGAAAATGATGCAGCAGGAAG AAACCAACAATGGAGTGGAGTACCAGGATAATGAAAGCACTGTT TCAACAATGACGGTCCACACAGACGGGGAAGGTGGAGGGTTTGTTACAGACAGCACCATTGCTGACACAACTTCTGTCATCTCTGTACAGTCATCTGTGTCCACAAGATCATCCCGCTCTGGACTCACCAGGCAAG AATCAACATTCAGGCCCTTGAACTCTGGGAAAAAGTCAGAAAAGGCCAAGAGGAGAAGACACAAGAAGACTGCTGAGGGTATCCCAAAGCATGTTCAGAGAGAACTTG GTCTTGACAGGGCGGGTTGGACGCTGACTCAGAGGTTAGATGAGGAACAGCTTCATAATGGTGAAACTGACAGTGATgggccacagcaggcagcagagtcACAAAAAGGAGCCGGCGCCAATGCCATCCATCCCCTCAACAAAGACCAACTCAAGCAGCTCACTGCCACTCATGCTGCTCATAGGGATGACCTGGCCCTGCTGCACTGCCTGGGCTCTGACTTGTCAGGTGAGCAGAGGGCTCAGTCCCTGGCTGTTCCCTGGATGACCACTGCCAACAGCCTCCAGCAGGAGCCACCCAGCCCTGTCATGTCCATGTCACCCCAGGCCGCCTACATGTCCAAAATCATTCCCAATGCTGTGTTGCCACCCTCCATCGAAGTGGTGGAAATCAGCCGTGGACGGAGTCGCAACAGTGTCCGCACTGTCAGCAAGAGCAGCCTGCTGTTGTCCAGCCCAGCCCCCTCTCGTGCTTCCTCTAGAGCCTCCACCATCACCTCCGCCTCCCGTCACAACGCTCCCAATCCGTCCGACAGCTCGTGTTGGAGCAACTCTGAGTCCTCAGAGACCTTGGTATCTGACTCCTCAAccatctccagcagcagcacccccAGACAGAAAAAGTCACAGGATAGGGATGATTCTGCTAAAGAGGACAAAATCAGTATTCACTCCTCCATCAGCAAGGCTTCCAAATGCACCTCGAATGGCAAGCTTGTTATTAAGGGAGATGAGGTTAAAAAAGAGGGGCCATTTGTGCGAAGCCTCTCTGTCATGAAGCCAAAGAGggctcctcctccaccaaacCGCTCTTATTCCCTTCACAACAAGATGAAGAGACGGTCACGTGATCTGGCAGAGGTTTTTTCAGGGGAATCTTCTCTCCATACTATCTCAGCCGCAGGtgaggaaaatgacaaaaacaaatctggaTCGTCTCCTGTGCCCTCCAGAACCATAGACAGCCCTGGATACAATGCTGACACCAGTTCTCTGGATGACTCTGCAGGATCAGCGTCCTTCAGTCCACTCAGATTCCAGCTGCAGGCGCTAAAGGCAGAGGAAGCTGCAAAGGTTGAGGAAACTGCTTCCAAACATGCTTCACAAGAGAAGCAGGACCCACTGCCTGAGAATAAGCTAAGCAAGACATTGTCTCCGTCCAGTGGCTACTCCAGCCATGATGGCACATCTACGCACGTTTCTAAACAGACCCACAGCTCATCTCCAAGGCACAAGAGAGGCATCTTTGCAAAGCTTCAAAAGTTTTTTCCTGGGTCCACACCTGCTGCttcaactccacctcctcccacacaGCCAGAGGCTcttgaaaacacagaacacacagaggatcCTGCCAGTGTCAGTCCTTCTGTCAGGGCATTGAGAGAACTCTTCAATATCCCTCCTCCACCTAAAGTCCAtgcacctccacctcctcctccagaggtATGGGCTCATAGCAAGCGTACCTTTGAGTTGCTACTGGGACCCCCGGCACCTGATAACATTCAAGCCATCATAAAGAAGAATCCAAAGGACAGGAGACAACAGAGGAagtctccctctgcttctgcaGAGGGCTCTGTGAAGAGCTTGGTGgtagaaagaaaacacaagtatCCAGCTCCAGCAGTGGAGTCCATGAATGGATCCCTGCATACGGTAGAGACAAAGAAGGTTCAAGAAAGtgagattttgaatgcagagaACAGTGACAGACTGGCTGAGCAGAATGTTGATttgaaagaaaatagaaaagtgACAGTTAAAGATGAGAAAGTAAGAGTAAGTGACATATTAAATGGGATGTTAGTGAAGGCTGTAGTGAGACGTGAAGAAAGGTTATCAGTAGTGAGGCAGGAAGAAAGCAAAAAGATTAACGTGGATACGCTACCTGCAATTTCATTAGTACACAATCCTCCATCTACCCAAACCCCCACCAAACAGACCACAGAGGTTGCCTCTGCTGCAACAATACAAGTTGTATCCCCTGAGTCATTCTggcccccaccacctccaccaatgGGCCTCAGTGTGCCTGATGAAATTGATTTTCCTCTTCCGCCTCCCCCAATGTTTGGTGAGGAGGCGTTAGTTATACCTGTTCAGGTGCCGCCAGAGAGGTCCAGTCCTGGTGGTGTCTCTTTTGCAACTACGAAAACGGAATGTGTTAGGGTGATCACAGAGGCTGAACCACAGCAGCCCAGTACGTCCCAGGGGATCGCACCTCCACCCCTTAATATCCCACCTCCCCCTCCATATACAGCTCCCCCACCACCAGTTGAGGCAGTCAACCATCCTACGATTAAAAAGGTCTCTCATCCACTGCCTAAAGAGGTTTCTCCTCCACTACCAACTAAAGAAATCTCTCTGCCACCACCTATAGAGgtttctccaccaccacctaAAGAGGTTTCTCCTCTGCCGCCAACCCCCAAAGAGGTTCATTCACCACCACCAAAAGAGatttctcctccaccaccaccaccaccacctaaAGAGGTTTCTCCACCACCATTTGAAGAGGTTTCTcctgcaccaccaccacctaaAGAGGTTTCTCCACtggcaccaccaccaccaccacctaaAGAGGTTTCTCCTTCACCACCTACAGAAGTCTCTCCTCTACCACCTAAATCAGTTTCTCTTGTGAGGCCCAAAGAGTTCTCTCCTCCACTGGCTCAAATagcaccccctcctcctgttAAAGATGTTTCCTCCACTCTGGTTGTGGTGGTATCCTCTTCACCAGTTAAAGAGGTCTCCCCTTCACTGGTTATCGGAGTCTCGCCTCTGCCTCCTCAAGAAGTCTCCATTCTGTCCACTGAAGAGGTTCCTCCATCTTTACAAGAGAATGCCCATCAATCTTCTGAGGAGGCAACATCTGTTAGCAAGCTCACTCCACCACAAAGTattccacctccaccacctctgctATCCCAATCCCAGTTGTCAGAGCAGGAGATTGATCTCCCTGAGGAGAACATCCCTTCTGAATCTGAAAGTATCCTGGTTTCATCTAACAGTATTCTCACTCCCCCTCAGAGTATTCCACCACTGCCTCCCATACAGGTTCTCCACCAACCTGAGGTTGTGCCCCCAAACACTGATGGTCCAACAACCCCGGAGGCCTCCAATTCACCACCATCTGAAGCCTCTGTTCCATCAGCTCTTGAAAACTCTCCATCAACCGAAAAGGCTCTAGAACCTGCTCTTTCTCCACCTGTAAACATTCCTTTGCCTCCGCCTTTACCTGTGCAGGGTCTTGCTAACATTAAGCACCAGCCTAGTCCTGCAAGCATAGAAAACCAAACTCCAGAGCCGACCTCTGCCCCTGTTGTACAGGAGGAACCCACTCCCATTGTGACCCCCTCCATCCTGCAGATGGTCAAGCTGCGGTCTGTCAGTAGCAGCCCTGAGCCTCCTAAAGCTCAGGAGGAACCAGAGGTTGAGGTCACAATGAGGAGTCAGCAGCCCAGCAGTCATGTCCCAACCTCATCTTCCAGTGGTGAGGCTCCTCAGAAGCCCATCAGAAGGTCTATGATCATGATATCTCCTCCACCCACTTCTCCACCTGCTGTCATTACTTCACAACCAGCTCTGCCCAAGTCACAGCCTCTTGTGGTTCCACCTGCGTCTTCAGCCACAGTCCTCTCCCCTACCAAAAAGTCTCCTCCTGCTGTGACCGTCTCTCCTTCCATGAACCTACAGGAGGCCATCCGCCTGAGGACAGCAGCCAGATCAAAAAGCAGCCCTGCTTCTCGCCTCAGTTTGCACTCACCAACTTCACCAATAGACCTCCATAAGTCTCCCTCCAGCACAGCAAGCTTTATCTTCTCCAAGAGCAACAAGAAGGCGGTGATTGAGACCAAGCCAGCACCAGAGACCAAGGCAATCATACAGAATAACTTGGAGGTTTCCTCTGAAACAAAGGTGGTGAGCGAAGCAGAGTTGGTGAAGAGGGAAATCAAGGTGCCACCACCTGTTGCAAAGAAACCCAAAACAAAGGGCAAAGAGATTGAGACCAGTGAAGGGAAGGAGCAAACTGCAGGACAGGAAGTACTGCAAGAGAATATCAAAG atgctgcagagaaaacaaatgggACAGCAGGTACTGTTGAAGGAGGAGGGACACCATCCGACATGATTGTAAAGACTGAAGGAGACCTGGGAAGGACTTACTAA
- the LOC139342236 gene encoding sodium-dependent lysophosphatidylcholine symporter 1-B-like isoform X2, which produces MARGEGAEQYAPKSQRDRLSVWSKLCYAIGGAPYQITGSALGFFLQIYLLDVAQLDPSHASIILFVGRAWDAVTDPTVGFLVSRSRWTGIGRMMPWILFSTPFAVLTYFLMWYVPPFEQGKVAWYLIFYCLFQSMQTCFHVPYSALTMFISSDQKERDSATAYRMMVEVLGTVLGTAIQGQIVGGASDCPTELDQVVDSGNSTRINSSTVTLDETKQAYLIASGVICVIYVLCATVLFLGVKEQKETGRKKSQPLTFRQGLWLVMSHGPYIKLIIGFLFTSLAFMLLEGNFALFITYALGHRNDFQNILLVIMLSGTLTIPWWQWFLTRFGKKMAVYFGITWAVPFMILIISIESNLIVSYLVSVAAGVSVAAAFLMPWSMLPDVVDDFKVQNPDIHGHEALFYSYYVFFIKFASGVSLGISTLSLKFAGYVTGSCSQPEAVSLTLKVLVSPVPVVLIGVGLLILRTYPIDEERRQGNRKLLQKMLDSEADSESETSAFGSSV; this is translated from the exons ATGGCACGAGGAGAGGGCGCCGAGCAGTACGCG cCAAAGAGCCAGCGAGATcgcctgtctgtgtggagcaAGCTGTGCTATGCCATCGGTGGGGCTCCCTACCAGATCACGGGCAGCGCTCTGGGCTTCTTCCTGCAGATCTACCTGCTGGATGTGGCTCAG CTGGATCCCTCCCATGCCTCTATCATCCTGTTTGTGGGCCGGGCCTGGGACGCCGTCACGGACCCAACAGTGGGTTTCCTGGTGAGCCGGAGTAGATGGACCGGCATCGGCCGCATGATGCCGTG GATCCTTTTCTCCACTCCATTTGCCGTGCTGACGTACTTCCTCATGTGGTACGTGCCTCCTTTTGAACAAGGGAAGGTCGCCTGGTACCTGATCTTTTACTGCCTCTTCCAGTCAATGCAGACG TGCTTCCATGTGCCATATTCGGCCCTCACCATGTTCATCAGCAGCGACCAGAAAGAGAGGGACTCTGCCACTGCTTACC GTATGATGGTGGAGGTGCTGGGCACAGTCCTGGGTACCGCAATCCAGGGTCAGATAGTAGGTGGCGCCTCAGATTGTCCAACTGAGCTTGATCAGGTCGTGGACAGCGGAAACTCAACCAGAATCAACTCGTCCACAGTTACGCTGGATGAGACG aaACAAGCGTACTTGATTGCTTCAGGGGTCATCTGCGTCATCTACGTCCTCTGTGCCACAGTCTTGTTTTTGGGTGTGAAAGAGCAAAAAG AAACCGGGCGAAAAAAGTCCCAGCCTCTCACCTTCCGTCAGGGCCTGTGGCTGGTCATGAGCCACGGACCATACATCAAACTGATCATCGGcttcctcttcacctctctgGCCTTCATG CTTCTGGAGGGAAACTTTGCCCTGTTCATCACCTATGCTCTCGGCCATAGGAACGACTTCCAGAACATCCTCCTGGTCATCATG CTGTCTGGGACTCTGACCATCCCGTGGTGGCAGTGGTTTCTCACCCGGTTTGGCAAGAAGATGGCAGTTTACTTTGGCATTACT TGGGCAGTACCCTTTATGATCCTGATCATCTCCATCGAGAGCAACCTGATCGTGTCTTACTTGGTGTCAGTGGCGGCGGGTGTGAGCGTGGCGGCAGCTTTCCTCATGCCGTG GTCAATGCTCCCCGATGTAGTGGATGACTTCAAGGTTCAGAACCCAGACATCCACGGTCACGAAGCCCTCTTCTACTCCTACTATGTGTTCTTCATCAAGTTTGCCTCTGGCGTATCACTGGGCATCTCTACACTCAGTCTGAA ATTTGCCGGCTACGTGACCGGGTCCTGCTCACAACCTGAGGCAGTCAGTTTAACTCTGAAGGTGCTGGTCTCTCCTGTGCCTGTGGTTCTTATTGGTGTGGGACTGTTGATATTGAGGACCTACCCCATTgacgaggagaggaggcagggcaACCGAAAACTACTGCAAAAAATGCT GGACTCTGAAGCAGATTCTGAGTCTGAGACTTCGGCGTTCGGAAGCAGCGTGTAG